From the Prunus dulcis chromosome 4, ALMONDv2, whole genome shotgun sequence genome, one window contains:
- the LOC117626103 gene encoding protein NDR1-like — protein sequence MCETNNFYLWVLQFFGLLGLLALVLWLALRPESPEYTIVDITIPKSDTDNGGQNGSILYVLEIKNSNKDSSIYYDDTILRFYYGSDTVGEKTIRSFHQGRGKTREVTDSLDVNPRVWKAIRNSISNATAELKVALLTRFRYRTWGVKSKHHGLHLQGKLLVGSDGKIFGKKKKIKLRRASKKWRSTRQRLLY from the coding sequence ATGTGCGAGACAAACAATTTCTACTTATGGGTTCTACAATTCTTCGGCCTCCTGGGTCTCCTAGCCCTCGTTCTTTGGCTGGCCTTACGTCCAGAATCCCCTGAGTATACCATTGTGGATATCACCATCCCAAAGTCCGATACAGACAATGGGGGTCAAAATGGCTCTATCTTATACGTccttgaaattaaaaattccaacaaagaCTCTAGTATTTACTATGATGACACCATTTTGAGATTCTATTATGGGTCAGATACGGTTGGGGAGAAAACCATACGTTCTTTTCATCAAGGAAGAGGTAAAACCCGTGAAGTGACTGATTCTTTGGATGTCAACCCACGAGTTTGGAAAGCTATTCGCAATTCCATATCCAATGCAACTGCAGAACTGAAGGTGGCATTACTAACTCGGTTTCGATATAGAACATGGGGAGTGAAGAGTAAGCATCATGGATTACACTTGCAAGGTAAATTATTGGTTGGTTCAGATGGTAAGATTTTTggtaagaagaagaaaattaagcTACGCCGTGCTTCCAAGAAATGGAGGAGTACTAGACAACGATTGTTATACTAG
- the LOC117626401 gene encoding peroxidase 27-like — MATSKIFSYLFLQLTFILVVLDLANAQGGLNVGFYAKSCPKAEDIVKKVIFQTISTTPSLAAPLLRMHFHDCFVRGCEGSILLNSSTNQAEKDAIPNQSLRGFQIIDKAKSALEKACPGVVSCADVLAITARDVVSALNGAHWNVETGRRDGRVSNITEALMNLLPPTANITILKAGFARKGLSAKDLVVLSGGHTIGTSHCTAFSNRLYNFTGKGDTDPTLDPNYIARLKLKCKPNDQKTLVEMDPGSFKTFDQTYFTLVSKRRGLFQSDAALLDDSETKAYVQSHVAAVGKSSFFKDFGVSMVNMGRIGVLTGNAGEIRKVCSKIN, encoded by the exons ATGGCTACTTCAAAGATTTTCTCATATCTCTTTCTCCAGCTGACCTTTATACTTGTTGTCCTTGACCTTGCAAATGCGCAGGGAGGGCTCAACGTCGGGTTTTATGCAAAGTCATGCCCCAAAGCTGAGGACATTGTGAAGAAAGTCATCTTTCAAACCATATCAACTACACCTTCACTTGCTGCTCCTTTGTTGAGAATGCATTTTCATGATTGTTTTGTTAGG GGTTGCGAAGGTTCGATACTATTGAACTCTTCCACCAACCAAGCTGAAAAAGATGCAATTCCAAACCAAAGTCTACGAGGATTTCAGATCATCGACAAAGCTAAGTCTGCTTTAGAAAAGGCATGCCCTGGAGTGGTTTCATGTGCAGACGTCTTAGCCATAACAGCCAGAGATGTGGTTTCCGCG CTCAATGGAGCACACTGGAACGTTGAAACAGGACGAAGAGATGGTAGAGTTTCCAATATAACAGAGGCCCTTATGAATCTACTACCACCCACGGCAAACATTACCATATTAAAAGCAGGCTTTGCACGAAAGGGTCTAAGCGCCAAAGATCTTGTAGTGCTATCAG GCGGGCACACTATTGGGACTTCTCACTGCACTGCCTTCAGCAACCGCCTTTACAACTTCACGGGGAAGGGCGATACTGATCCCACACTGGATCCCAACTACATTGCAAGATTGAAGCTGAAATGCAAACCCAATGATCAAAAGACTCTTGTGGAGATGGATCCGGGCAGTTTCAAGACATTCGACCAGACCTATTTCACTCTCGTGTCCAAGAGAAGGGGTCTCTTCCAATCCGATGCAGCTCTTCTTGATGACAGCGAGACAAAAGCTTACGTTCAAAGTCATGTTGCCGCCGTTGGAAAATCTAGTTTCTTTAAGGATTTCGGTGTTTCCATGGTGAACATGGGTAGGATTGGAGTTCTCACTGGTAACGCAGGCGAAATCAGGAAAGTTTGCAGCAAGATTAACTAg
- the LOC117625908 gene encoding NDR1/HIN1-like protein 26, with translation MHNSPDRLPIQYPTPEPQRMKRQHTPRYYAHRVRESLATRVSKLFCTIFLGLLLILGMIAFILWLSLRPHRPRFHIHSFTVPGLNQETGFENAEIKFNATARNANHDIGIYYDSMDGSAYYKDQRIGSISGLLPPFYQGPKNTTIVAGSFTGATLTVNSQRWMEFINDRSRGTVVFRLEFSATIRFRIQSWDSKRHRMHANCDVDVGQDGFILPVSKDRRCPVYFT, from the coding sequence ATGCACAATTCCCCCGACCGGTTGCCAATCCAGTACCCCACCCCGGAGCCCCAACGCATGAAGCGTCAGCACACCCCCCGGTACTACGCCCACCGGGTCCGTGAAAGCCTCGCCACCCGGGTCTCCAAGCTTTTCTGCACCATCTTCTTGGGCCTCCTCCTCATTCTTGGCATGATAGCGTTCATACTATGGCTTAGTCTACGTCCACACCGCCCAAGATTTCATATCCATTCATTTACGGTTCCGGGCTTGAACCAAGAAACCGGGTTTGAAAATGCTGAGATCAAATTCAATGCCACGGCCCGTAACGCCAACCATGATATTGGTATATACTATGATTCAATGGACGGGTCGGCTTATTATAAGGACCAGCGGATTGGGTCAATCTCCGGGTTACTGCCCCCGTTTTATCAAGGGCCTAAGAACACGACCATCGTGGCTGGGTCGTTTACTGGGGCTACCTTAACGGTGAATAGCCAGCGTTGGATGGAGTTCATCAATGATCGTTCGAGAGGAACGGTCGTCTTTCGACTTGAATTTTCGGCTACGATTAGGTTTAGGATTCAGTCGTGGGATAGTAAGCGCCATCGTATGCACGCCAACTGTGATGTCGATGTGGGCCAGGATGGCTTCATCTTGCCCGTTTCTAAAGATAGGAGATGCCCTGTCTATTTCACCTGA